One Purpureocillium takamizusanense chromosome 1, complete sequence genomic window carries:
- a CDS encoding uncharacterized protein (COG:S~EggNog:ENOG503Q3K5), whose protein sequence is MTPLPSTGSQYPLWVPPTTEEAEDGDEPPELGLRHPTSQPFQRTAIRRPNCAQSSLLTKAIMGQSDDDHHDFHPSILIDSQRRRSMASNISVASTADLTSDTGLTSPSRTNTPSPPIPEMAALRLHAPQVSDNKSGTTSAVSEHEAPREPPRKRCIQFACAAKPIIQEQTKPRPTPMVKTPSAQEAPRRPCIKFAAPARPASTQNTPPSRMGRSPAKPAPVSIPESPSTPKRSSALSSVTTSPRSVSSANPSNRPLLSRPKYLRANSKDLARDGSQFHEFASGLSREEDWIRQANPVLLTKLTINDTLVKENNIRRLGAEAEEEAELEEEEDDAVLDEDDDDDLDGDDDNDENGDDDDDDLGEDDEDEEEDSDGYHTDEETGFADSDDDEADDDENMILWTPSHASTARQPGSLVPARRNSFTEPQSDSSHATNGSMRRAKPRRVKPQSDAPDLPDSTDFVCGTLDEDRPLEEAYLMSLAARRNEKLRVIPQDIDPSFPASDPDNDDEEEIYNPVAHDSDGDAWVQGEMEDLHHGQERSRRRKKSEHASPRKYRSPAPKRRPSPPPPRKRAHSPPPPKARARSPKPLFGRHSPRRAKSPAPRALTTPLGSPRQGAHVQFHLAGRPVTTHTKSLPRPAALFPQMRRERNLKYCHADDVHIRGAIDIVKGLERKRQRRKEKFYQKYCNRARRGQIPERKPLPGRGAERMKELGLLMAGKRDQGNYVLSV, encoded by the coding sequence ATGACTCCCTTGCCGTCGACAGGATCCCAGTACCCTCTCTGGGTGCCCCCCACCACagaagaggccgaggatgGGGACGAGCCCCCAGAGCTGGGGTTGCGACATCCCACGTCTCAGCCCTTCCAGAGGACGGCAATCCGTCGTCCGAATTGTGCTCAGTCCTCGCTTCTCACCAAGGCCATCATGGGCCAGTCCGATGACGATCACCATGACTTTCACCCCTCGATTCTCATCGACTCGCAGCGCCGTCGATCCATGGCCAGCAACATCAGTGTGGCCTCAACGGCCGACCTGACAAGCGACACTGGTCTCACCAGCCCTAGTCGCACAAACACGCCTAGCCCGCCCATCCCCGAGATGGCCGCTCTGCGCCTTCATGCTCCTCAGGTATCAGACAACAAGAGCGGGACCACGTCCGCCGTCAGCGAACATGAGGCTCCCAGAGAGCCTCCTCGCAAGCGCTGCATTCAGTTTGCTTGTGCTGCGAAGCCCATCATCCAGGAGCAGACCAAACCACGACCAACCCCCATGGTCAAGACACCCTCGGCCCAAGAGGCGCCACGACGGCCTTGCATCAAGTTTGCGGCGCCAGCTCGTCCTGCCTCGACGCAGaacacgccgccctcgcgaaTGGGTCGGTCTCCCGCAAAGCCTGCCCCTGTCAGCATCCCCGAATCGCCGTCAACACCCAAGAGGTCTTCCGCTCTGTCGTCCGTCACTACCTCTCCCCGGTCCGTCTCTTCTGCGAATCCATCAAACCGCCCGCTGCTGTCACGGCCAAAGTACCTTCGAGCCAATTCCAAGGACCTGGCTCGAGACGGCTCGCAGTTTCACGAATTCGCCAGCGGTCTATCTCGCGAGGAAGACTGGATCAGACAGGCCAACCCTGTCCTGCTGACGAAGCTCACCATTAATGACACTCTCGTCAAGGAGAACAACATccgtcgtctcggcgccgaagcagaggaagaggctgagctcgaagaggaggaagatgatgcCGTCttggacgaagacgacgacgacgaccttgatggcgatgatgacaacGATGAgaatggcgacgacgacgacgacgatctgggcgaagatgacgaggacgaagaggaagattCTGATGGCTACCacaccgacgaggagacgggctTCGCCGAttctgacgacgatgaggctgacgatgacgagaaTATGATACTATGGACACCAAGCCACGCGTCTACTGCACGACAGCCCGGAAGTCTGGTACCTGCACGCCGAAACTCCTTCACCGAGCCTCAGTCAGACTCGTCCCACGCTACCAACGGCAGCATGCGCCGTGCGAAACCCAGACGCGTGAAGCCGCAGTCGGATGCTCCTGATCTTCCCGACAGCACTGATTTTGTTTGCGGAACGTTGGACGAGGATCGGCCTCTGGAGGAGGCCTATCTGATGAGCCTCGCTGCCCGCAGAAACGAAAAACTTCGTGTCATCCCTCAGGACATTGACCCAAGCTTCCCCGCCTCTGACCCGgacaatgacgacgaggaggagataTATAATCCCGTCGCCCACGATAGTGATGGGGACGCGTGGGTACAGGGCGAGATGGAGGACTTGCATCACGGTCAGGAGCGGTCTAGACGCAGGAAGAAGAGCGAGCACGCTTCTCCTCGCAAATATCGGTCCCCGGCCCCGAAGCGacgtccctcgccgccgccgccccggaaGCGAGCTCATTCTCCCCCACCTCCGAAGGCACGCGCTCGATCGCCAAAGCCGTTGTTTGGGCGCCACTCGCCCCGAAGAGCCAAGTCGCCAGCCCCGCGAGCTCTCACGACCCCGCTCGGGTCGCCACGCCAGGGAGCGCACGTGCAATTTCACCTCGCCGGTCGACCCGTCACGACTCACACCAAGTCTCTACCGCGTCCTGCTGCGTTGTTCCCGCAGATGAGAAGGGAGCGAAATCTCAAGTACTGCCACGCTGACGACGTGCACATCCGCGGGGCCATTGACATTGTCAAGGGCCTTGAGAGGAAGCGACAGCGACGTAAGGAGAAGTTCTATCAGAAATACTGCAACcgggcgcgccgaggacagATCCCGGAGCGGAAGCCCCTGCCCGGACGGGGCGCCGAGCGCATGAAGGAGCTTGGTCTGCTGATGGCGGGCAAGAGGGACCAAGGCAACTACGTGCTCTCCGTCTAA
- the ATP16 gene encoding delta subunit of the central stalk of mitochondrial F1F0 ATP synthase, atp16 (BUSCO:EOG092657H8~EggNog:ENOG503P4C9~COG:C): protein MNSLRIARAAIRARPAAMRAVAQRRTYAEAVPDKIKLSMSLPHQSIYKSQDVVQVNIPAETGEMGVLANHVPAIEQLKPGVVEVVEESGSPKQFFLSGGFATVQPGSAMSINAVEGYPLEDFSADAIRSQIAEAQKVANGNGSEQDIAEAKIELEVLETLAAHVK, encoded by the exons ATGAACTCCCTCCGCATCGCCCGCGCGGCCAtccgcgcccgccctgctgccaTGCGGGCTGTCGCCCAGCGGAGGACGTACGCCGAGGCTGTCCCCGACAAG ATCAAGCTGAGCATGTCTCTGCCTCACCAG TCCATCTACAAGTCCCAGGACGTCGTCCAGGTCAACATCCCCGCCGAGACCGGTGAGATGGGTGTCCTCGCCAACCACGTTCCCGCGATCGAGCAGCTCaagcccggcgtcgtcgaggtcgtcgaggagagcGGCAGCCCCAAGCAGTTCTTCC TGTCTGGTGGATTCGCCACCGTCCAGCCCGGCTCCGCGATGAGCatcaacgccgtcgagggctaCCCCCTCGAGGACTTCAGCGCCGATGCCATCCGATCCCAGATCGCCGAGGCCCAGAAGGTGGCCAACGGCAATGGAAGCGAGCAGGACATTGCCGAGGCTAAGATTGAGCTGGAG GTTCTCGAGACTTTGGCTGCGCATGTGAAATAG
- a CDS encoding uncharacterized protein (EggNog:ENOG50KOG4177~COG:I): protein MFDLYGVSRPEGWLSMGRARPGSRTRTLQICHSCGDSLRPGAQCSRCGHDFCSKCAAEVPQAETPPRRTGCERRQTEHNRQQPSRFSLDDSQRTGEDGSGNGDKDRERYCPSSPDSNATPQHRTGSLLTGTGLDVPEPPERLIPATGADNTTPAERIGGAGSKATPRKHPFLKPNVFERGKAVSPQAAPCNARASKPRRLSDCVPRRLMDRSSTDSEDCGLPALDDPREESGAYGQHHPICCTARRGLNKVPTDDGDSVEEDGSLQYTLHRKIDQLYQHAEELQSSRNAIKHLASALENLDRDSGAVQKSTGVSIATTLERDAVSTGRLRVHTLGEDPKTPIASSVSCHDLDADDKGSEGRSLRLHGPELDDDFGSPGFPQLSQDKFYFDPRRRGNNSLGQENLIDWCLSSCASRKSGSEQGQELRHGLEYTRSVDERTRPESSLPGEPGAASEDAAGQAETGSGRDPSKRSDSDPARAGTPHPPSPHGGSTGQDIPSMTSGPRHRRGTTLCQPPQAKDPEPEPWPLLRRVELSETDSRPRTPDAVPWSRSALRKVPSSTENLRKTGLAPSPATWRQSLRMPESWNEAAPAARAALATPASQWRRNLASTRKTSFAPVGRANVCSFCNPSAASSPPESGRPTTKCDHIERAQTREAAAEDESLNEPVTPTRVRVRQVEQDLAMKRAEELEDEAREGEESACDPETLELGRDDGHSCAWRDRYMGLHTELEKWKKEMISYDPEQMQTGEEAPAAGDKDDAAHGRGERPADEVGIEGLTIVVHMRYRDDLVINTNLRDGRSVAGRVGPES from the coding sequence ATGTTTGATCTCTACGGCGTGTCACGGCCAGAGGGCTGGCTATCCATGGGCAGGGCCCGACCCGGCTCTCGCACCAGAACGCTGCAGATATGCCACTCCTGCGGTGACAGCCTGCGGCCTGGCGCCCAGTGCTCCCGGTGTGGCCATGACTTTTGCTCCAAGTGCGCAGCGGAGGTGCCGCAAGCGGAGACGCCTCCGCGTCGAACGGGTTGTGAACGTCGTCAAACTGAACACAACAGGCAACAACCCAGCCGCTTTTCACTAGATGATTCTCAACGGACAGGAGAAGACGGGTCTGGCAACGGGGACAAAGACCGAGAGAGGTATTGCCCGAGTTCTCCTGACTCAAACGCAACGCCTCAACACAGGACAGGCTCGCTCCTTACAGGCACCGGACTCGACGTTCCTGAGCCGCCGGAGCGGCTGATCCCAGCGACGGGTGCAGACAACACGACACCCGCGGAAAGAATCGGAGGTGCAGGATCTAAAGCCACGCCTAGAAAACATCCCTTTCTCAAACCAAATGTATTTGAGAGGGGAAAGGCAGTATCCCCCCAAGCGGCTCCATGCAACGCACGCGCCAGCAAGCCACGCCGCCTGTCAGACTGCGTCCCTCGACGGCTCATGGACCGATCGTCTACGGACTCAGAGGACTGCGGGTTGCCAGCCCTAGATGACCCTCGTGAGGAGTCCGGCGCCTATGGTCAACATCACCCAATATGCTGCActgctcgtcgagggctCAACAAAGTGCCAACCGATGATGGTGACAGTGTAGAAGAGGATGGTTCACTTCAATACACCCTGCATCGCAAGATTGATCAGCTCTACCAACATGCCGAAGAGCTTCAATCGTCCCGAAATGCAATCAAACACCTTGCCAGCGCACTGGAGAATTTGGACAGAGACTCGGGTGCTGTCCAGAAATCCACGGGTGTCTCTATTGCCACCACTCTAGAAAGGGACGCCGTGTCCACGGGCAGGCTTCGTGTGCACACGCTCGGTGAGGACCCAAAGACGCCCATTGCTAGCTCAGTGAGCTGCCACGATttggacgccgacgacaagggctCCGAGGGCCGCTCTCTACGACTGCATGGGCCCGAATTGGATGATGATTTTGGATCGCCTGGCTTCCCCCAACTCAGCCAGGACAAGTTTTATTTTgaccctcgacgtcgaggcaaCAACAGCCTAGGACAAGAAAATCTCATTGATTGGTGTCTCTCGTCGTGTGCTTCTCGGAAGTCGGGGTCAGAACAGGGGCAGGAGTTGAGGCATGGTCTGGAGTATACACGCAGCGTGGACGAGAGAACGCGGCCTGAGTCGTCTCTGCCCGGAGAGCCTGGAGCGGCTAGCGAGGATGCCGCGGGACAAGCAGAAACGGGAAGCGGCCGGGACCCTTCCAAGAGAAGCGACTCTGATCCTGCGAGGGCCGGGACGCCCCATCCCCCCTCGCCACATGGTGGCTCTACCGGGCAAGATATTCCAAGTATGACTAGCGgtcctcgacatcgccgcgGGACTACACTCTGTCAACCGCCGCAAGCAAAGGAtccagagccagagccatgGCCCCTTTTGAGGAGAGTCGAACTCTCCGAGACAGACTCACGGCCTCGCACCCCTGATGCGGTCCCATGGAGCCGCAGTGCGCTACGAAAGGTGCCCAGTTCGACGGAGAATCTACGCAAGACGGGGTTGGCCCCCTCACCGGCGACTTGGCGGCAAAGTCTTCGAATGCCAGAGTCGTGGAATGAAGCAGCGCCGGCTGCCAGAGCCGCGCTGGCAACTCCTGCGTCGCAGTGGCGGCGGAACTTGGCCTCGACCCGGAAGACTTCGTTCGCCCCAGTGGGCCGGGCAAATGTCTGCTCATTCTGCAACCCAAGTGCTGCATCGTCACCTCCAGAATCGGGCAGGCCGACAACGAAGTGTGACCACATAGAGAGAGCCCAAACTcgtgaggcggcggccgaggatgaaTCACTGAACGAGCCAGTAACCCCGACGCGGGTGCGCGTCCGCCAGGTGGAACAGGACCTGGCCATGAAACGAGCCGAAGAACTGGAAGACGAAGcaagagagggagaagagtCTGCTTGCGACCCAGAGACGCTGGAGTTGGGCAGAGATGATGGCCACAGCTGCGCGTGGCGAGACAGATATATGGGCCTCCACACGGAGCTGGAGAAATGGAAAAAGGAGATGATTTCGTATGACCCGGAGCAGATGCAGACTGGAGAAGAAGCACCCGCAGCTGGagacaaggacgacgccgcacaTGGTAGGGGTGAGAggccggccgacgaggtgggCATTGAAGGGCTGACCATTGTGGTTCACATGCGATACAGGGACGACTTGGTGATCAACACGAACCTGAGAGACGGTCGCTCGGTGGCTGGCCGTGTAGGGCCTGAGAGCTGA